Proteins encoded together in one Rana temporaria chromosome 6, aRanTem1.1, whole genome shotgun sequence window:
- the LANCL1 gene encoding glutathione S-transferase LANCL1, with protein sequence MDGRSYPNPYPDYNGEVSPAFTSSGQLTPDFKHLLNNKVRELLQHMEHGLKSADPSDFTVYTGWSGIALLYLHLSEVYGDPLCLQKAKEYATKSLRCLNKRDVTFLCGDAGLYAVASVIFHKLGSAQEADDCVNRVLQMHSTVMKLDSRLPDELLYGRVGYLYTLMFINKYFGEGKIPYQYMQQVCEIVIQSGENMAAHRRIQNLSPLMYEWYGEHYVGPAHGLAGIYYYLMQTMCYVSSEKIQSLVRPSVDYVTQLKFPSGNYPPCIGDKRDLLVHWCHGAPGVIYMLIQAYKLFKDERYLIAAAQCTDISWHRGLLKKGYGICHGAAGNAYCFLAMYNLTHDLKYLHRACKFAEWILDYGEHGCRTPDTPYSLFEGMAGTIYFLADMLNPTTAKFPAFEI encoded by the exons ATGGACGGCAGAAGTTACCCAAATCCATATCCGGATTACAATGGAGAAGTGTCACCTGCCTTCACGTCTTCTGGGCAG CTGACTCCTGATTTTAAACATCTATTGAACAATAAAGTCCGAGAGCTTCTCCAACACATGGAACATGGCCTGAAATCTGCAGATCCGAGCGACTTCACTGTGTACACAGGCTGGTCAG GAATTGCCTTGCTGTATCTTCACCTGTCGGAGGTGTATGGGGATCCATTATGCCTGCAGAAAGCAAAGGAATATGCCACCAAAAGCTTGCGTTGCTTGAACAAACGAGATGTCACTTTCCTTTGTGGGGATGCTGGACTCTACGCAGTGGCATCTGTTATTTTCCATAAACTGGGATCTGCTCAAGAGGCAGATGATTGTGTAAACAG AGTGCTTCAGATGCATTCAACTGTGATGAAGCTGGACTCCCGACTACCAGATGAGCTTTTGTATGGCCGTGTGGGCTACCTTTATACTTTGATGTTTATCAACAAGTATTTTGGGGAGGGAAAGATTCCTTACCAGTATATGCAACAG gtctGTGAGATTGTGATACAATCTGGAGAAAACATGGCAGCTCACAGACGAATACAGAATCTGAGCCCCTTAATGTATGAATGGTATGGAGAACACTATGTGGGACCAGCCCATGGCCTAGCGGGAATTTACTACTACTTAATGCAG actatGTGTTATGTAAGCAGCGAAAAGATACAGAGCCTCGTTCGTCCCAGTGTAGACTACGTCACTCAACTGAAGTTCCCATCTGGAAACTATCCTCCATGCATTGGAGACAAGAGAGACCTGCTAGTCCACTGGTGTCATGGTGCCCCTGGTGTTATTTATATGTTAATTCAAGCATATAAG cttttcaaAGATGAGCGGTACTTAATAGCTGCGGCACAGTGCACCGATATCTCCTGGCATCGAGGTTTACTGAAGAAGGGTTATGGGATATGCCATGGAGCAGCTGGGAATGCTTATTGTTTTCTTGCAATGTACAACCTGACACATGATCTGAAGTATTTGCACAGAGCATGCAAG TTTGCAGAATGGATTTTGGATTACGGTGAACATGGCTGCAGGACTCCAGACACTCCATATTCGCTATTTGAAG GGATGGCTGGCACAATTTATTTTCTAGCAGACATGCTGAATCCTACAACGGCCAAGTTTCCCGCATTTGAGATATAA